From Eptesicus fuscus isolate TK198812 chromosome 13, DD_ASM_mEF_20220401, whole genome shotgun sequence, the proteins below share one genomic window:
- the QSER1 gene encoding glutamine and serine-rich protein 1 isoform X3: protein MNFLSSVESQTAQAVSSGTTLLPQFRAPSWQTGMHSSAATELFVTGPLPTTGTLSPSALSAYQHPTTFNNRNFATTSPLVLQDSSFNTTSNGILNPHDPLLQIKTSQGTVPTALAFERLGSSVLCNSVPPQSSTYRSAQESAPHLLQPQFSLLPSTLGGTQQMPQAYSSTLFTNSTASIERALRECSVIKHHQRPSGTQSIQAQLTGSQHSLHSYLSNANVVNFQETSRQSSLSCSPVGESTQVSNGGLQQKTSQVSVELAQSYSSVIPSSGYPPSTILVKSCSAKQPLTSTKNPKPQSIIPPVQTLSYSKPLHNQSSVISGQAQIYSTAQLPSLLSVSQSQNYGLVQPHNVPSIVHSQVYRSSKVEKLPSLYKTMTFSGSSQTVTSENQTLNYSSNQQEVLSSVTNENYPAQTRDLSSVSQSQSYSSGHSQGLSPASQTQVNYSSQSQGLSVVSPSENYASGQSLTLTAPSLSYSSASRAQSLPESSTTQNFISMHSSQNAQAQGSSSPQSQKFLPAIQSSSFTSSTHCQTLQNSIPSPDPKSYAERKLDSNVYTSSKQKEDFPMQELQVLQPQVSLESSTQRLSDGEINVQESTYKVSKADDRYSQSVIRSNSHLEDHIVGIALQSSKKEESMVGSVAQLNQQIGQVSSAAALDIKKATDLMQTPQITLNTKDLNQQVSQQHSLIHKVHDVKVQEQHDQIINASSQIQIPNHTLGQGHQASLPNTQILLDSTCDLQILQQSMLQAGLGQVKASLHHVPSPQQIVHPFLQMDSHIIQSNGDHSQQQLHTQNSEVMKMDLSESSKPLQQHLTTKGHFSETNQHDSKNHFVSLGSICFPEAILLNDERNILSNVDDILAATAAACGVTPSDFSKSTSNETIPTVEDGDSKSHFQQSLNVGHVSSDFNSITATVGKPQNINDISLNGSQVTVNLSPVPTLQSKMTLDQQHIETPGQNKASKLTSPVTGPSHEVQEQRSGPFKKQPATNHDFEDDCEVPVDSSLNNNRNQEFVSSSRSISGESATSESEFTVGGDDSGVSVNLTRSALALLAMAQPGEAVSVKIEEENQDLMHFNLQKKKTKGKGQTKEEENSNLKQLKRPIQGKRQNSRGTDIYLPYTPPPSEGCHDVYQHQEKMRQKIKEVEEKQPEVKTGFIASFLDFLKSGPKQQFSTLAVRMPNRTRRPGTQMVRTLCPPPFPKTSSTIPTPLVSETGGNSPSEKADNELKNLEHLSSFSSDEDDSGACSNDIYKNTSTTLTTLDATSDNKKETEALQVVTTSLTANTTGTATTSSTSVGTIKQEPLYSTSSAVNILENKGSTELSKPIEFDGLPSNQFAKGQDTIAIEGFTDDENTESGGEGQYRERDEFVVKIEDIETFKEALKTGKEPPAIWKVQKALLQKFVPEIRVGQREFAATNSYLGYFGDAKSKYKRIYVKFIENTNKKEYVRVCSKKPRSKPSQTSRTVQAKPSSSSKTSDPPTPKTTTTKASSMKPKGKQLKVKAEPPPKKRKKWKEEFSSSQSDSSPEVHSSSNDEDELLLPHMKKIDSMLNDNRKRLLLNLHLDQSFKNALERFPELTIITRDSKAKSGGSAVSKIKMNGKAYNKKTLRTSKATIKSAQEFAVDPEKIQLYSLYHSLHHYKYHVYLICKDEISSVQKKNEDLGQEEIVQLCMKNVKWVEDLFEKFGELLNHVQQKCS, encoded by the exons ATGAACTTTCTCTCTTCTGTTGAATCTCAAACAGCTCAGGCTGTTTCTTCAGGAACTACTCTTTTACCACAATTCAGGGCTCCATCCTGGCAGACAG GTATGCATTCCTCAGCAGCAACTGAGCTGTTCGTTACTGGACCTTTGCCAACCACTGGAACACTTTCACCTTCTGCCCTCTCTGCTTATCAGCATCCCACCACCTTCAACAATAGAAACTTTGCTACCACCTCACCTTTGGTGCTTCAGGATTCAAGTTTTAACACTACATCAAATGGAATTCTAAATCCTCATGACCCTTTGCTACAAATCAAAACTTCCCAGGGAACTGTTCCAACTGCTTTGGCATTTGAGCGCCTGGGCAGTTCTGTGTTATGTAATAGTGTACCACCTCAGTCCTCAACATATCGCTCAGCTCAAGAATCTGCACCCCATCTTTTACAACCTCAGTTCAGTTTGTTGCCTTCAACACTTGGGGGAACCCAGCAAATGCCTCAAGCCTACAGTTCAACTCTTTTTACTAATTCTACTGCTTCCATTGAAAGAGCTCTTCGAGAATGTAGTGTTATTAAACACCATCAGCGGCCTTCAGGTACCCAGTCTATTCAGGCACAACTGACTGGTTCACAGCATTCCTTACATAGTTATCTATCAAATGCAAATGTAGTTAATTTTCAGGAAACAAGCAGGCAGTCATCTTTATCCTGTAGCCCAGTTGGAGAGTCCACTCAGGTGAGCAATGGAGGACTGCAGCAGAAGACCTCCCAGGTATCAGTGGAACTTGCTCAATCTTATTCATCTGTAATTCCATCATCAGGGTATCCTCCTTCCACTATACTAGTAAAAAGCTGTTCTGCAAAGCAACCACTCACATCAACTAAGAACCCCAAACCTCAAAGTATAATTCCTCCTGTGCAAACACTAAGCTATTCCAAACCTTTACATAACCAGAGTTCTGTAATATCAGGCCAAGCACAAATTTATTCTACAGCACAACTACCAAGCCTTTTATCAGTTAGTCAGTCCCAAAATTATGGTTTAGTACAACCACATAATGTGCCATCTATTGTCCATTCACAGGTTTATAGATCCAGCAAAGTTGAAAAGTTGCCATCCTTATATAAAACAATGACTTTTTCTGGTTCATCTCAGACTGTAACTTCTGAAAATCAGACACTTAATTATTCTTCTAATCAGCAAGAGGTATTATCCTCAGTTACAAATGAGAATTACCCTGCTCAAACAAGAGATCTATCTTCAGTTAGCCAGTCTCAAAGTTACTCATCTGGTCATTCTCAGGGTTTATCACCAGCTAGCCAGACACAGGTTAATTATTCATCTCAATCACAAGGTTTGTCCGTTGTTAGTCCTTCAGAAAACTATGCGTCGGGGCAGTCCCTAACATTAACAGctccttctctttcttattcttccGCCTCTCGGGCTCAGAGTTTGCCAGAATCTAGCACAACccagaattttatttctatgcACTCTTCCCAAAATGCTCAAGCTCAAGGGTCATCATCTCCCCAGTCCCAAAAGTTTTTGCCTGCCATCCAGTCATCATCTTTTACGTCCTCTACTCATTGTCAGACATTACAGAATAGCATACCTTCCCCTGATCCAAAGTCTTATGCTGAAAGGAAACTTGACTCAAATGTGTATACATCTTCAAAGCAAAAAGAAGATTTTCCAATGCAAGAATTACAGGTATTACAGCCACAAGTATCTCTTGAGTCATCAACCCAAAGGCTATCTGATGGGGAAATTAATGTTCAAGAATCAACTTATAAGGTGTCAAAGGCAGATGACAGATACTCTCAGAGCGTAATCAGAAGTAATTCCCATCTTGAAGATCACATTGTTGGGATTGCTCTACAAagttcaaaaaaagaagaaagtatggTTGGTTCAGTGGCACAACTTAACCAACAAATTGGCCAAGTCAGTAGTGCAGCAGCCCTTGATATTAAGAAGGCAACTGATTTAATGCAAACTCCACAAATAACATTGAATACTAAAGACCTAAACCAGCAGGTCTCTCAGCAGCATTCTCTTATACATAAGGTACATGATGTCAAAGTCCAGGAGCAGCATGATCAAATAATTAATGCATCATCTCAGATTCAAATTCCAAATCATACTTTAGGGCAGGGCCATCAGGCATCTCTTCCTAATACACAGATCCTTTTAGATTCTACCTGTGATTTACAAATTCTTCAGCAGTCAATGCTGCAGGCAGGTTTAGGACAGGTAAAGGCGTCTTTACATCATGTTCCAAGTCCTCAACAAATAGTGCATCCTTTTCTTCAAATGGATAGTCATATTATTCAGAGCAATGGTGATCATTCTCAGCAGCAGCTCCATACTCAAAATTCTGAAGTTATGAAAATGGACCTCTCTGAGTCTTCAAAACCTTTACAACAGCATCTAACAACAAAGGGCCATTTTAGTGAAACAAATCAACATGATTCAAAGAATCATTTTGTTTCCCTTGGATCAATATGTTTCCCAGAGGCAATTCttctcaatgatgaaagaaatattttatcaaatgtgGATGATATTTTAGCAGCTACAGCAGCAGCTTGTGGGGTTACACCTTCTGATTTTTCCAAGTCAACTTCAAATGAAACCATTCCAACTGTTGAAGATGGTGATTCTAAATCTCATTTTCAGCAGTCATTAAATGTCGGGCATGTAAGTTCAGATTTTAACTCTATAACAGCTACAGTaggaaagccacagaatataaatGATATTTCCTTAAATGGAAGTCAAGTTACAGTAAACCTTTCACCAGTACCTACCCTTCAGTCAAAAATGACTCTTGATCAACAGCACATTGAAACACCAGGTCAAAATAAAGCATCTAAACTAACTTCACCAGTGACTGGACCGAGTCATGAAGTCCAGGAGCAAAGGTCTGGCCCATTCAAGAAACAGCCTGCTACCAATCATGACTTTGAAGATGATTGTGAAGTTCCTGTTGATAGTTCATTAAATAATAACAGAAACCAAGAGTTCGTTTCCAGTAGTAGAAGTATAAGTGGAGAGAGTGCTACATCGGAGAGTGAATTCACTGTAGGGGGTGATGACAGTGGTGTGTCAGTGAATCTGACAAGGAGTGCACTTGCACTGTTGGCCATGGCCCAACCTGGGGAGGCTGTCAGTGTCAAGATTGAAGAAGAAAACCAAGATTTAATGCATTTTAACcttcagaagaaaaaaactaaagggaAAGGGCAAACTAAAGAGGAAGAGAACAGTAATCTGAAACAGCTGAAAAGACCTATCCAAGGCAAACGCCAAAATTCAAGGGGAACAGATATATATTTGCCATATACTCCTCCTCCCTCAGAAGGCTGCCATGATGTTTATCAGCATCAAGAAAAAATGAGACAGAAGATCAAAGAAGTAGAGGAAAAACAGCCAGAAGTCAAAACAGGATTTATTGCCTCTTTCTTAGATTTTTTGAAATCTGGGCCCAAGCAGCAGTTTTCCACTCTTGCTGTACGAATGCCTAACAGGACTAGACGACCAGGGACCCAGATGGTCCGTACACTTTGTCCCCCACCATTTCCAAAGACTTCATCTACAATACCCACACCTTTAGTGTCTGAAACGGGGGGTAACAGTCCATCAGAAAAAGCTGATAATGAACTTAAAAACTTAGAACATTTATCTTCATTCTCATCTGATGAAGATGATTCTGGAGCATGCAGTaatgatatttataaaaacacCTCTACTACCTTAACTACTTTGGATGCTACTTCtgataataaaaaggaaacag AAGCCCTACAGGTGGTAACTACTAGCCTAACTGCCAATACTACTGGTACTGCTACTACTTCATCCACCTCTGTGGGTACAATTAAGCAAGAACCTCTCTACTCTACTTCATCTGCAGTAAATATCCTGGAAAATAAAGGCTCTACAGAACTCTCAAAGCCAATCGAATTTGATGGTCTTCCTTCAAACCAATTTGCAAAAGGACAAGATACTATTGCCATAGAAGGTTTTACAGATGATGAGAACACAGAAAGTGGAGGAGAAGGCCAATACAGAGAGCGTGATGAGTTTGTGGTAAAGATAGAAGACATAGAGACTTTTAAG GAGgctttaaaaacaggaaaagaacCGCCAGCTATTTGGAAAGTACAAAAAGCTTTATTACAGAAGTTTGTTCCTGAAATTCGAGTTGGGCAAAGAGAATTTGCTGCTACAAATAGT tacCTTGGATATTTTGGAGACGCAAAGAGTAAATACAAAAGGATATATGTGAAGTTCattgaaaacacaaacaaaaaggaaTATGTCAGAGTGTGTTCCAAAAAGCCAAGAAGTAAGCCTTCACAAACTagcag AACTGTTCAGGCGAAGCCTAGTAGTAGCAGTAAAACTTCTGATCCTCCAACACCCAAAACTACGACTACAAAAGCCTCTTCCATGAAACCCAAAGGTAAACAGCTAAAAGTAAAGGCCGAGCCACCACCAAAGAAACggaagaaatggaaagaagaatTTTCATCATCCCAGTCTGACTCATCTCCTGAGGTCCATTCTAGTAGTAATGATGAGG